Proteins co-encoded in one Prunus persica cultivar Lovell chromosome G6, Prunus_persica_NCBIv2, whole genome shotgun sequence genomic window:
- the LOC18774977 gene encoding uncharacterized protein LOC18774977, which yields MKMKVFLSIDLLAVFIISFLCGFSLGKECTNIPTQLSSHSFRHELLSSHNETLKEEMFSYYHLIPTDDSAWMNLLPRKILREEDENEWAMMYRKMKNPNGFEASGGFLKEVSLHDVRLDPTSQHGRAQQTNLEYLLMLDSDSLLWSFRKTAGLPTIGTPYKGWEEPTGELRGHFVGHYLSASALMWASTHNNTLKDKMSAIVDNLYLCQTKIGSGYLSAFPSEQFDRFEAIKPVWAPYYTIHKILAGLLDQYTFVENTQSLKMVTWMVDYFYNRVQNVISKYSVERHYLSLNEETGGMNDVLYKLYVITRDTKHLLLAHLFDKPCFLGLLAVQADDISGFHANTHIPIVIGSQMRYEVTGDPLYKEMGIFFMNIVNSSHSYATGGTSVSEFWSDPKRLASTLQTENEESCTTYNMLKVSRHLFKWTKETAYADYYERALTNGVLGIQRGTEPGVMIYMLPLGRGDSKARSFHGWGKPFESFWCCYGTGIESFSKLADSIYFEEEGEVPGLYIIQYISSLLDWKSGQIVLNQTVDQVNSWDPYLRVTLTFSSKEGTGKSSTLNLRMPIWTASNGAKAALNGQSLSVPAPGSFLSVTSKWSSGDTLTLQLPISLRTEAIQDDRPEYASIQAILYGPYLLAAHTSGNWDIKTGSAKTIADWITPIPSSYNNFLVSFSQEYGNSKFVIAVVNQSIALDVFPETGTDASAHATFRLILNDLSTKLSTVNEAIGKSVILELFNLPGKVLVQQGKDKNLGIADMSSSKDSSVFHLVPGLDGKNTVSLESESFKGCFVYSEKIEALAGLKLVCSPESSDAGFNQAASFVKSNGISQHHPISFVAKGATRSFLLAPLSSINDESYTAYLNITA from the exons atgaaAATGAAGGTCTTTCTGTCTATTGATTTGTTAGCGGTGTTTATAATCAGTTTTCTATGTGGTTTTTCTCTGGGTAAGGAGTGTACCAACATTCCTACTCAGCTCTCATCACATAGTTTTCGACATGAGCTTTTATCTTCCCACAATGAAACACTGAAGGAAGAGATGTTCTCTTACTACCACTTGATACCAACCGATGATTCTGCGTGGATGAATTTGCTTCCAAGAAAGATACTgagggaagaagatgaaaatgaaTGGGCAATGATGTacaggaaaatgaaaaatccaaATGGTTTTGAGGCCTCTGGAGGCTTTCTTAAGGAAGTCTCATTGCATGATGTGAGGTTGGATCCAACTTCACAACATGGACGGGCACAGCAAACAAATTTGGAGTACCTATTAATGTTAGACTCAGATAGTTTACTTTGGAGCTTTCGGAAGACAGCAGGTTTACCAACAATTGGGACACCATATAAGGGGTGGGAGGAGCCGACTGGCGAGCTTCGAGGCCATTTTGTAG GGCATTACTTGAGTGCATCAGCACTAATGTGGGCTAGCACTCACAACAATACCCTCAAAGATAAAATGTCTGCAATAGTGGACAATCTATATCTTTGTCAGACGAAAATTGGCAGTGGATATCTTTCTGCTTTTCCATCTGAGCAATTTGATCGATTTGAAGCTATTAAGCCTGTCTGGGCTCCTTATTACACCATTCACAAG ATCTTGGCAGGCCTACTGGATCAATATACATTTGTTGAAAATACTCAATCTTTAAAAATGGTGACATGGATGGTCGATTACTTTTACAACCGTGTTCAGAATGTAATATCAAAGTACAGCGTAGAAAGACATTATCTGTCACTCAATGAAGAAACCGGTGGCATGAATGATGTTCTTTATAAGTTATATGTTATCACA AGAGATACGAAGCATTTGTTGTTGGCTCATCTTTTTGACAAACCCTGCTTTCTAGGATTGCTGGCAGTGCAG GCTGACGACATATCTGGTTTTCACGCTAACACGCATATCCCAATTGTTATTGGTTCTCAAATGCGATATGAAGTCACTGGTGATCCACTTTATAAG GAAATGGGGATTTTCTTTATGAACATTGTTAACTCTTCCCACAGCTATGCAACCGGAGGGACATCAGTCAGTGAGTTCTG GTCAGACCCTAAAAGATTGGCAAGCACTCTACAAACAGAGAATGAGGAGTCGTGCACAACTTATAACATGTTGAAG GTCTCTCGCCACCTGTTTAAATGGACCAAAGAAACAGCATATGCGGATTATTATGAACGAGCTCTGACAAATGGTGTGCTAGGCATCCAAAGAGGGACAGAGCCTGGGGTCATGATTTACATGCTCCCACTTGGTCGTGGAGATTCCAAGGCCAGAAGCTTCCATGGTTGGGGAAAACCATTTGAGTCGTTCTGGTGCTGTTATGGCACTG GAATTGAATCATTCTCGAAGTTAGCAGATTCCATATATTTtgaagaggaaggagaagtTCCTGGTCTTTACATCATCCAGTATATATCAAGCTTGCTTGATTGGAAATCTGGACAAATTGTGCTTAATCAGACAGTTGATCAAGTCAATTCATGGGATCCTTACCTTAGAGTCACGTTGACATTTTCTTCCAAGGAG GGGACAGGCAAATCATCTACCTTGAACTTGCGAATGCCTATTTGGACTGCTTCAAATGGTGCAAAAGCAGCATTGAATGGTCAGAGTCTGAGTGTACCAGCTCCAG GTAGTTTCCTATCTGTCACAAGCAAATGGAGTTCTGGTGACACTTTGACCCTTCAGCTACCCATTAGTCTAAGAACAGAGGCTATTCAAG ATGATCGGCCTGAGTATGCTTCAATTCAAGCAATTCTTTATGGTCCATATCTGCTTGCGGCTCATACCAGTGGTAACTGGGACATTAAAACTGGCTCAGCTAAAACCATTGCCGACTGGATAACTCCAATCCCTTCTtcatacaataattttttggtttccttCTCCCAAGAATATGGAAACTCAAAATTTGTCATAGCTGTCGTAAACCAATCGATTGCATTGGACGTCTTTCCTGAAACTGGCACTGACGCTTCTGCTCATGCCACTTTCAGACTCATTTTGAACGACTTGTCCACAAAGCTCTCTACAGTGAATGAAGCTATTGGCAAATCAGTCATTCTAGAACTGTTTAATCTTCCAGGAAAGGTTTTAGTGCAGCAAGGGAAAGACAAGAATCTTGGAATAGCTGATATGTCCAGTAGTAAGGACTCTTCAGTTTTCCATTTGGTTCCAGGTTTGGATGGAAAGAACACAGTATCCTTAGAGTCAGAAAGCTTCAAAGGTTGCTTTGTGTACAGTGAAAAAATTGAGGCACTGGCAGGCTTGAAGCTCGTCTGCAGTCCAGAGTCATCGGATGCTGGATTTAACCAGGCAGCCAGCTTTGTAAAGAGTAATGGAATAAGCCAGCATCATCCTATCAGCTTTGTGGCTAAAGGAGCAACAAGGAGCTTTCTTTTAGCACCATTGTCAAGCATCAATGATGAATCTTACACTGCTTATCTCAACATTACAGCCTGA
- the LOC18772356 gene encoding pre-mRNA-splicing factor CWC22 homolog, whose amino-acid sequence MARNFSSESSEDDVRGERDKYRSRIDSRSNNLHEPGDEIDSSDSDGGNRTKQQERRDGHRSDDMDNERSSKRDLKDKGGRWLDDRQDRKGSGESSDEDGELKEKDWDTQPKERKHDNGHRRRENGKGDRVRESFRSSEEDDEQVRRHRHEREREKPRRHESGHRRPETEDGHRYRSRHSRHYSDHKDEREEHRTLEQKKDKRDDDQRRRYRNQDDDGDLKYRRNNEVKERREDSRSLRQNDERDSRMLENSKPQGQSKLQEGNMSTDVSNLGKSGGVYIPPFKLARMMKDVEDKSSVQYQRLTWDALRKSINGLVNKVNAANIKNIIPEIFAENLIRGRGLFCRSCMKSQMASPGFTDVFAALVAVVNTKFPEVGELLLRRIVLQLKRAFKRNDKPQLLAAVKFIAHLVNQQVAHEIIALELLTVLLENPTDDSVEVAVGFVTECGSILQDLSPKGLHGIFERFRGILHEGEIDKRVQYLIENLFATRKAKFQGHPAVRPELDLVEQEDQLTHELSLEEEIDPEITLDIFKPDPDFLENEKRYEELKKTILGEESEDEEGSDAVSDGEDDDEDDDDEESEEEDEEQMQIRDETETNLVNLRRTIYLTIMSSVDFEEAGHKLLKIKLEPGQEMELCVMLLECCSQERTYLRYYGLLGQRFCMINKVHQENFEKCFVQQYSMIHRLETNKLRNVAKFFAHLLGTDALPWHVLAYIRLTEEDTTSSSRIFIKILFQELSEHLGIRLLNERLTDPSMQDSYDSIFPKDNPKNTRFAINFFTSIGLGGITENLREYLKHMPRLIMQQQKAVSDSESESSGSSDSDSESESEPSSSDESDSDSDRRHKKRRSESDRKERHKKRRRD is encoded by the exons ATGGCTAGAAATTTCAGTAGTGAATCTAGTGAAGATGATGTGAGGGGTGAGAGAGATAAATATAGAAGTAGAATCGATTCTAGGTCAAACAATCTTCATGAACCTGGTGATGAAATTGATTCATCAGATTCTGATGGAGGAAATAGAACAAAACAACAGGAGAGACGGGATGGACATCGTAGTGATGATATGGACAACGAAAGGTCCAGCAAGAGGGATCTTAAAGACAAAGGTGGAAGGTGGCTGGATGATCGTCAAGATAGGAAGGGATCTGGAGAAAGTTCTGATGAAGATGGAGAGCTGAAAGAGAAAGACTGGGATACTCAACCGAAGGAAAGAAAGCATGATAATGGCCATAGAAGACGTGAAAATGGGAAGGGTGATAGAGTGAGAGAATCTTTTAGAAGTTCTGAAGAAGATGACGAGCAAGTAAGGAGGCACCGACATGAAAGGGAAAGGGAGAAACCTCGCCGGCATGAGAGTGGGCATAGAAGGCCGGAGACCGAGGATGGTCATAGATATAGGAGCCGCCATTCACGTCACTATTCAGACCACAAGGATGAAAGGGAAGAGCACAGAACATTAGAACAGAAAAAGGATAAAAGAGATGATGATCAGAGAAGGAGGTATAGAAACCAGGATGATGATGGAGATCTAAAGTATCGTAGAAATAACGAGGTAAAAGAAAGACGAGAAGACAGTCGAAGTCTGAGGCAAAATGATGAGAGAGATAGCAGGAtgcttgaaaattcaaaacctcAAGGGCAGTCAAAGTTGCAAGAAGGCAACATGAGTACTGATGTGTCAAATTTGGGAAAAAGTGGTGGAGTTTACATCCCCCCGTTTAAGTTGGCCCGGATGATGAAAGACGTTGAAGATAAAAGTAGTGTTCAGTATCAGAGATTGACATGGGATGCCCTCCGAAAGAGTATCAATGGCCTTGTGAACAAGGTCAACGCTGcgaatataaaaaatataattcctGAAATTTTTGCCGAGAATCTGATTCGTGGAAGGGGTCTCTTTTGCCGTTCATGCATGAAATCACAGATGGCATCTCCAGGTTTCACTGATGTGTTTGCAGCATTGGTTGCTGTTGTCAACACAAAGTTTCCTGAGGTTGGTGAACTTCTGTTGAGAAGAATTGTCTTACAGCTTAAGAGGGCATTTAAACGGAATGACAAG CCACAACTACTAGCTGCCGTTAAATTTATAGCACATCTGGTCAACCAGCAAGTGGCTCATGAGATTATTGCTTTAGAATTGCTGACCGTTTTGCTGGAGAACCCTACCGATGACAGTGTTGAAGTAGCTGTTGGCTTTGTCACCGAGTGTGGATCAATACTGCAGGACCTTTCACCTAAAGGGCTCCATG GCATCTTTGAGCGCTTTCGTGGAATTCTTCATGAGGGAGAAATAGACAAAAGAGTGCAATATTTGATTGAAAACTTGTTTGCAACACGAAAAGCAAAGTTTCAG GGGCACCCAGCTGTTCGTCCCGAACTGGACCTGGTAGAGCAGGAAGACCAGTTGACACATGAACTTTCTCTTGAAGAGGAGATAGATCCAGAAATTACCCTTG ATATTTTCAAGCCCGATCCTGATTTCCTTGAGAATGAGAAGCGCTATgaagaattgaagaaaaccATACTTGGTGAGGAGtctgaagatgaagaaggttCTGATGCAGTTTCAGATGGCGAGGATGACGACgaggacgatgatgatgaagaatcTGAGGAAGAGGATGAGGAGCAGATGCAAATAAGAGATGAGACAGAGACAAATCTTGTAAATCTTCGAAGAACAATCTATCTTACAATCATGTCCAGTGTAGATTTTGAGGAGGCGGGTCATAAGCTCCTGAAGATTAAACTTGAGCCTGGTCAAGAG ATGGAACTATGCGTCATGCTTTTGGAATGTTGCAGTCAGGAGAGAACCTACCTCCGTTATTATGGTCTGTTGGGGCAGAGGTTCTGTATGATCAACAAAGTCCACCaggaaaattttgagaaatgcTTTGTCCAGCAGTATTCCATGATCCACCGGCTTGAAACAAATAAGCTACGTAATGTTGCGAAGTTTTTCGCCCATTTACTCGGCACAGATGCCCTTCCCTGGCACGTGTTGGCCTATATACGATTGACGGAAGAGGACACTACTTCATCTTCTCGTATTTTTATCAAGATCCTTTTCCAG GAATTGTCAGAACATCTTGGCATCCGTTTATTAAATGAGCGGCTCACTGATCCTTCAATGCAGGATTCTTATGATTCTATTTTCCCAAAGGATAATCCCAAGAACACTCGTTTTGCCATTAATTTTTTCACATCCATTGGGCTTGGTGGCATCACTGAGAACCTGCGTGAGTACTTGAAGCATATGCCACGACTCATcatgcaacaacaaaaagcagTGTCAGACTCAGAATCTGAGAGTTCAGGTTCATCTGATTCGGACTCTGAGTCTGAATCAGAACCATCAAGCTCTGATGAAAGTGACAGTGATAGTGACAGACGGCACAAGAAGCGTAGGAGTGAAAGTGATAGGAAGGAAAGACACAAGAAGCGTAGGAGAGATTAA
- the LOC18774444 gene encoding serine/threonine-protein kinase UCNL — protein MDEAPSPSNTSPELNLENLKALKVLGKGAMGTVFLVHDPSSDPSARCPFALKVVDKSSLRSKLDAERRARWEIQVLTRLSDPNPHPFLPSLLGSFESDEFMGWAVPYCPGGDLNVLRYRQNDRVFSPAVIRFYLAEIVCALEHLHSMGIAYRDLKPENVLIQQSGHVTLTDFDLSRSLKHRTVKPDVVLEDDAPDIRRKHRRHLTRWLTIMNDNHSKGLKKTKSARVSPVSRRKPSFSDGERANSFVGTEEYVSPEVVRGEGHEFAVDWWALGILTYEALYGTTPFKAKSRKETFRNVLTKTPEFIGKRTALTDLIERLLHKDPTKRLGYARGASEIKEHEFFRGVRWDILTEVTRPPFIPSREDGDLTEKATAGGVSVRDYFQKLRSPPSMPPSPDCQFTEF, from the coding sequence ATGGACGAGGCACCATCACCATCCAACACCTCGCCGGAGCTCAACCTCGAAAACCTCAAAGCCCTCAAGGTCTTAGGGAAGGGAGCCATGGGCACCGTCTTCTTGGTCCACGACCCGTCGTCCGACCCGTCTGCCCGCTGCCCGTTCGCTCTCAAAGTTGTCGACAAGTCCTCTCTCCGCTCAAAGCTCGACGCCGAGCGCCGCGCCCGCTGGGAAATCCAGGTCCTGACCCGACTGTCAGATCCGAACCCGCACCCATTTCTGCCTTCCCTCTTGGGGTCGTTCGAATCCGACGAGTTCATGGGCTGGGCCGTCCCTTACTGCCCCGGCGGCGACCTCAACGTCCTCCGCTACCGCCAAAACGACCGCGTTTTCTCCCCCGCCGTGATCCGGTTTTATTTGGCCGAGATAGTCTGCGCGCTCGAGCACCTCCATTCCATGGGGATCGCTTATCGGGATTTGAAGCCAGAGAACGTGCTCATCCAACAGTCCGGTCACGTGACCCTCACGGACTTCGACCTTTCTCGAAGCCTCAAGCACAGAACGGTAAAACCCGACGTCGTTTTGGAGGACGACGCCCCCGACATTCGTCGTAAACACCGGAGGCACCTGACACGTTGGCTCACGATTATGAACGACAATCACAGCAAGGGGCTGAAGAAGACCAAGTCCGCCCGAGTCAGTCCCGTGAGTCGCCGGAAGCCGAGTTTCTCTGACGGCGAGCGAGCGAACTCGTTTGTCGGGACGGAGGAGTACGTGTCGCCAGAGGTGGTGCGAGGGGAGGGTCATGAGTTCGCTGTGGACTGGTGGGCCCTCGGGATTCTCACTTACGAGGCGCTCTACGGAACGACGCCATTCAAGGCCAAGAGCCGGAAGGAGACGTTTCGAAACGTCTTGACGAAAACGCCCGAGTTTATCGGGAAACGGACGGCGCTAACGGACTTGATCGAACGGCTGTTGCACAAGGACCCCACCAAGCGGTTGGGGTACGCCAGAGGCGCGAGCGAGATCAAGGAGCACGAGTTCTTTCGCGGCGTGAGGTGGGACATACTAACGGAGGTTACACGGCCGCCGTTTATTCCGTCTCGCGAGGATGGGGACTTAACGGAGAAAGCCACAGCTGGGGGAGTGAGCGTGAGGGATTATTTTCAAAAGTTGAGGTCTCCGCCGTCGATGCCGCCGTCACCAGATTGTCAATTCACGGAGTTCTGA